From the genome of Phragmitibacter flavus, one region includes:
- a CDS encoding Fur family transcriptional regulator, with protein MSDPAALLRQNGIPVTAQRLAVLNAVSSRPHSTVDIIAEEVRAKIGAISQQAVYDALGMLVKKGLVRRIQPAGSAALYEDRIGDNHHHLICRSCGKTLDVDCAIGPAPCLNASHDFGFQIDEAEVIYWGICPDCRPSNSI; from the coding sequence GTGTCCGATCCTGCCGCCCTCCTTCGTCAAAACGGCATTCCTGTTACGGCCCAACGTTTGGCCGTGCTGAATGCTGTTTCGAGCCGGCCGCACAGCACCGTGGACATAATCGCCGAAGAGGTTCGCGCCAAGATCGGTGCGATCTCTCAACAGGCGGTTTATGATGCCCTCGGCATGCTGGTCAAAAAGGGACTGGTTCGGCGCATTCAACCGGCCGGGTCTGCCGCTCTTTATGAGGATCGGATCGGCGACAACCATCACCACCTGATCTGCCGTAGTTGTGGAAAAACGCTTGATGTCGATTGCGCCATCGGCCCGGCTCCCTGCTTGAATGCGTCTCACGACTTCGGTTTTCAGATCGACGAAGCCGAGGTCATTTATTGGGGCATTTGTCCCGACTGTCGTCCTTCAAACTCCATTTAG
- a CDS encoding pyridoxamine 5'-phosphate oxidase family protein: MDSINQNQPEENHADLQGKLAIDKIKELVEKTNSCFFCTANPLTGSSAARPMSVQTVDDSGALWFLSPDDSHKNHELEMDPSVALYFQGSAHSDFLELKGKATVSKDRAKIEELWQPILKTWFTGGIDDPRITVIKFQPFEGYYWDTKHGTLVAGIKMLIGAATGKTLDDSIEGRLTV; encoded by the coding sequence ATGGATTCCATCAATCAAAATCAGCCCGAAGAGAATCACGCCGATCTGCAAGGCAAACTGGCCATCGATAAAATCAAGGAACTGGTTGAAAAGACCAACTCCTGTTTTTTTTGCACCGCCAATCCACTGACAGGTTCCAGCGCGGCACGACCCATGAGCGTGCAAACAGTGGACGATTCTGGAGCCCTCTGGTTTTTGAGTCCGGACGACAGCCATAAAAATCACGAACTGGAGATGGATCCAAGTGTGGCGTTGTATTTTCAGGGTTCGGCGCACTCCGACTTTCTGGAACTCAAAGGGAAGGCGACGGTGTCCAAAGATCGCGCGAAGATCGAAGAATTGTGGCAGCCCATTCTTAAAACCTGGTTCACAGGGGGAATTGATGATCCACGCATCACCGTCATCAAGTTTCAGCCTTTTGAAGGATATTATTGGGACACCAAACATGGGACCCTCGTTGCGGGAATCAAGATGCTGATCGGCGCTGCCACCGGCAAAACTTTGGATGATTCCATCGAAGGTCGGCTGACGGTGTAA
- a CDS encoding RNA polymerase sigma factor: MPTPTIDQELAALHAGKTSATCAKIVALYGPLVKSACRRVLRDDGLAEDAAQETFVLLMKKAKSLPPSTSLAGWLYHAACRTALNHQRTAMRRRVRENSVEAMNQMIPDTQPNLWTEIEPHLDDAMLALPERQRDLVVQCYFQNQSQRSAAAALGCSESVVSRELSAAIEGLRQFITKRRVVVSSVALTGLLSTHAASASMTGSAVMVSAMMSATTSASLMAALIQSKLVLAAVAVVGTATVATVGYQQMTSPTRPATSQAVKPNNAVSSVNTSINVTFSDHKSAAGNASWRGKWDASFRFTSAMALNERKKQVLLESDPDLRYALLQKMGVLLSRAAFDDLIAKDLDASVAPWRDPFAVLANRTEMFDHYLMAWSNEDPLAALNWVTAQPDGGLGMRKQLLYALEARQLQPETLREWINSLTVKSMQEEAIIALESIGNPSSLIARMGTGGNEGFLVDLAMLNNGQGLDWTAFGAKLAAGKSAIVARAMRLVLKGDIAKPQLDQMIRQLAQSPDVNIRVGAPAILRAARGDAGVDYPHALQLAAMCDQAGMSNFSSSIFQGWAVADPSAAMQYAGGLRDLASMREVIAALPTLPDEATMLSWMTGTPTKAQDIALSALYGRSTNGPFDQLQKIMESTSIMDQVEAALEVMRMVPLSQAPAAAEWIKQLPESEDRQLLSRALTRRLATVDPQATLELVQSSGLQGQDYEETLTQAVTQFAAQNDLAKSTQFIKQITDPQMHDKALGQLAMVKFPGHPQDAYAYLQTHAQLDWQASALRMLSDLYYNKLGNIDANAAEILKLDLPRLGPDVALRASKLCKIWVDHQVPLNVPLTWTQQLPASMGRDARLQLARNQQLKPATVEQYQAWTQAATISVDERNQLLKVLSKRVDGQAAR; this comes from the coding sequence ATGCCCACCCCAACCATTGATCAAGAGCTGGCCGCGCTGCATGCGGGCAAGACCTCGGCAACTTGTGCGAAGATCGTCGCGCTGTATGGGCCGCTGGTAAAAAGCGCCTGCCGCAGAGTGCTCCGCGATGATGGACTGGCCGAAGATGCGGCGCAGGAGACTTTTGTGCTGCTGATGAAGAAGGCGAAATCCTTGCCACCAAGCACCTCCCTGGCAGGCTGGCTTTATCATGCAGCGTGCCGCACCGCATTGAATCATCAGCGGACGGCGATGCGTCGTCGGGTCCGCGAAAACTCCGTGGAGGCCATGAATCAAATGATACCCGATACCCAACCCAATCTCTGGACAGAAATCGAGCCGCACTTGGACGATGCCATGCTTGCCCTCCCCGAACGTCAGCGTGATCTGGTGGTGCAATGCTACTTCCAAAACCAATCGCAACGATCAGCGGCAGCGGCCTTGGGTTGTTCGGAAAGCGTCGTCAGTCGCGAACTCAGTGCCGCGATTGAGGGGCTCCGGCAGTTCATCACCAAACGTCGCGTCGTGGTCAGCAGTGTGGCGCTGACCGGCTTGCTTTCAACCCACGCGGCATCTGCCTCAATGACGGGAAGCGCCGTGATGGTGTCGGCGATGATGTCCGCGACGACCTCAGCTTCTTTGATGGCGGCACTGATCCAGTCGAAGCTCGTGCTCGCCGCCGTGGCCGTCGTCGGCACAGCGACCGTTGCCACCGTCGGTTATCAACAGATGACTTCGCCGACACGCCCGGCAACCTCGCAAGCCGTTAAACCCAACAACGCGGTTAGTTCCGTGAACACCTCCATCAACGTCACGTTTTCTGACCACAAAAGCGCGGCTGGCAATGCTTCATGGCGCGGGAAGTGGGATGCAAGCTTTCGATTCACCAGTGCGATGGCTTTAAACGAACGGAAGAAACAGGTGCTGCTGGAAAGCGATCCCGACCTGAGATACGCCTTGTTGCAGAAGATGGGGGTGTTGCTGTCGCGCGCTGCCTTTGACGATCTCATCGCCAAAGACCTGGATGCGAGCGTGGCCCCATGGCGCGACCCCTTTGCGGTGTTGGCCAATCGCACCGAAATGTTCGACCATTACCTGATGGCCTGGAGCAATGAAGACCCACTGGCCGCGCTAAACTGGGTGACCGCGCAGCCTGATGGCGGACTGGGCATGCGCAAACAACTTCTCTACGCATTGGAGGCCAGACAGTTGCAACCCGAAACCCTGCGCGAGTGGATCAATAGCTTGACGGTAAAATCCATGCAGGAAGAGGCCATCATCGCATTGGAGTCGATCGGAAATCCCTCTTCGCTGATTGCCCGGATGGGCACTGGCGGCAACGAAGGTTTTCTTGTGGATCTGGCGATGCTGAACAACGGCCAGGGGCTTGATTGGACCGCGTTCGGTGCCAAGCTTGCTGCAGGCAAAAGCGCCATCGTGGCCCGCGCCATGAGGTTGGTGTTGAAGGGCGACATTGCAAAACCGCAGCTCGACCAGATGATTCGGCAACTGGCCCAGTCTCCCGATGTGAACATTCGCGTCGGAGCGCCCGCCATCTTGAGAGCCGCTCGAGGAGATGCGGGTGTCGACTACCCCCATGCGCTGCAACTGGCCGCCATGTGCGATCAGGCCGGAATGAGCAACTTCAGCTCCAGCATCTTTCAAGGCTGGGCGGTGGCGGATCCCTCGGCGGCGATGCAATATGCAGGTGGCTTGAGAGATCTTGCCAGCATGCGCGAGGTCATTGCCGCCCTGCCGACGCTTCCCGATGAGGCGACGATGCTTTCCTGGATGACGGGCACTCCAACAAAAGCGCAAGACATCGCATTGTCCGCCCTTTACGGTCGCAGCACCAACGGCCCCTTTGACCAGCTTCAAAAAATCATGGAGTCCACCAGCATCATGGACCAGGTGGAAGCGGCGCTGGAGGTGATGCGCATGGTGCCCTTGTCTCAAGCCCCTGCCGCTGCCGAATGGATCAAGCAACTGCCGGAGAGTGAAGATCGTCAGCTCCTCTCCCGAGCTTTAACCCGCCGACTGGCCACCGTCGATCCACAAGCCACGCTGGAACTCGTGCAAAGCTCCGGGTTGCAGGGACAGGATTACGAAGAAACCCTCACCCAGGCAGTGACGCAGTTCGCGGCACAAAATGATCTCGCCAAGTCGACCCAGTTCATCAAACAGATCACCGATCCACAGATGCATGACAAAGCCCTTGGCCAGCTTGCCATGGTGAAGTTTCCCGGCCATCCGCAGGACGCTTATGCCTATCTTCAGACTCATGCACAACTCGACTGGCAAGCCTCTGCCCTGCGCATGCTCAGCGATCTCTACTACAACAAACTCGGCAACATCGACGCCAATGCCGCCGAGATCCTCAAGCTCGATCTGCCAAGGCTCGGACCTGATGTGGCTCTGCGAGCCAGCAAGCTTTGCAAAATCTGGGTCGATCACCAAGTGCCCTTGAACGTGCCTCTCACCTGGACACAGCAACTACCGGCGTCCATGGGCCGGGATGCCCGACTGCAGCTGGCCAGAAACCAGCAACTCAAGCCTGCCACCGTTGAGCAATACCAAGCCTGGACCCAAGCCGCAACCATCAGCGTTGATGAGCGCAATCAACTACTCAAAGTGTTAAGCAAGCGTGTCGACGGCCAGGCCGCAAGGTAG
- a CDS encoding DUF72 domain-containing protein, with protein MHSWIGTSGFQYKEWKGKFYPEGTSAAKMLGYYSSQFSSTEINYTFRSIPSEKTIQRWSAETPDDFRFSLKAPQRVTHFAKLKDCSEIMTIFNEAVSGLNKKRGPLLFQLPATFKKDAGLLREFLTSLPKKNSLSSAFEFRHESWFNDEVNEILADHDAALCIAESDEIETPQVATAKFGYLRLRREDYRKPDLNRWAKFVAAQASRWSEVFVYFKHEDTCVGPGFAETFADALRHG; from the coding sequence ATGCATTCTTGGATCGGCACCTCCGGCTTTCAATACAAGGAATGGAAGGGCAAGTTTTACCCCGAAGGCACCTCGGCTGCCAAAATGCTTGGCTACTACTCCAGCCAGTTCAGCAGCACCGAAATCAACTACACGTTTCGCAGCATCCCCAGCGAAAAAACCATTCAGCGTTGGTCCGCCGAGACGCCTGACGACTTTCGTTTCAGTCTGAAAGCCCCGCAACGAGTCACCCATTTTGCCAAACTCAAAGACTGCAGCGAGATCATGACCATCTTCAATGAAGCCGTCAGCGGACTGAACAAAAAACGCGGTCCGCTGTTGTTTCAATTGCCAGCAACTTTCAAAAAAGACGCCGGTCTGCTTCGTGAATTTCTCACGTCGTTGCCAAAGAAAAACTCATTGAGCAGCGCCTTTGAGTTCCGTCACGAATCGTGGTTCAACGACGAAGTGAATGAGATCCTGGCCGATCACGATGCCGCGTTATGCATCGCCGAGTCGGACGAAATCGAAACACCCCAAGTCGCCACTGCAAAGTTTGGTTATCTGCGTTTGCGACGAGAAGACTACCGCAAGCCCGACCTCAATCGTTGGGCAAAATTCGTTGCAGCACAGGCCTCCCGATGGTCCGAGGTCTTTGTTTACTTCAAGCACGAAGATACCTGCGTGGGCCCCGGCTTTGCGGAGACCTTTGCGGATGCGCTCCGACATGGTTGA
- a CDS encoding SRPBCC family protein translates to MTTKTDNNTATSTQTIKLHRVIKAPTERVYRAFLDADATVKWLPPNGFTCKVHEMNATVGGVFRMSFTNFSSGKSHSFGGTYLELKPGERLRYSDKFDDPNLPGEMITTIELKQVFCGTEMHITQEGIPSMIPAEACYVGWQESLILLAKLVEAEIPDEE, encoded by the coding sequence ATGACTACCAAAACCGACAACAACACCGCCACCAGCACCCAGACCATTAAACTTCACCGCGTAATCAAAGCGCCGACCGAGCGTGTTTATCGTGCTTTTCTGGATGCCGATGCCACGGTCAAGTGGCTGCCTCCGAACGGGTTCACCTGCAAGGTCCATGAGATGAATGCCACCGTTGGCGGCGTTTTCAGGATGTCCTTCACCAACTTCAGCAGCGGCAAAAGTCATTCGTTTGGCGGAACTTATCTTGAGTTGAAACCTGGTGAGCGACTTCGCTACAGCGATAAGTTCGACGATCCGAATCTACCGGGCGAAATGATCACCACCATCGAACTCAAGCAGGTGTTTTGCGGAACCGAGATGCATATTACCCAAGAAGGCATTCCCTCAATGATTCCCGCTGAAGCCTGTTATGTGGGCTGGCAGGAATCGCTGATTCTTCTTGCTAAGCTGGTCGAGGCAGAGATTCCTGATGAAGAGTGA
- the yghX gene encoding YghX family hydrolase, translated as MMRPRQTAADFDQDLLNLYDEYVHGRVDRRGFLERASRFTVGGVTAASLLQMLSPNYALAEQVAKDDPRIEAAYAEYDSPQGAGKMRGVLVKPAKAAGKVPGVIVIHENRGLNPYVEDVARRVATAGYVAFAPDALFPLGGYPGSDDEGRTMQAKRDQVEMTEDFIAAAKWLSKHEACNGKMGVVGFCYGGGMSNTLAVRLPELILAAVPFYGRQPAVADVPKIKGALLIHYAENDPKVNEGWPAYEAALKEANTRYTAHTYPGTNHGFHNDTTPRYDEAAAKLAWERTITFFDEMLKGA; from the coding sequence ATGATGAGACCACGCCAAACTGCTGCCGACTTCGATCAGGACCTCCTGAATCTTTATGATGAATATGTGCATGGTCGCGTCGACCGCCGAGGGTTCTTGGAGCGGGCTTCGCGTTTTACCGTGGGTGGTGTGACGGCGGCTTCGCTGTTGCAAATGCTCAGTCCCAACTATGCGCTTGCCGAACAGGTGGCCAAGGATGATCCGCGCATCGAAGCCGCGTATGCGGAATACGATTCCCCGCAGGGCGCGGGCAAGATGCGTGGCGTTCTGGTAAAACCTGCCAAAGCTGCTGGCAAAGTTCCCGGGGTGATCGTGATCCATGAGAACCGTGGACTCAATCCTTATGTCGAAGATGTCGCCCGACGTGTCGCCACCGCGGGTTATGTTGCTTTTGCGCCGGATGCCCTGTTTCCACTTGGTGGATATCCCGGCAGCGACGATGAAGGTCGGACGATGCAGGCCAAACGCGATCAGGTAGAGATGACCGAAGACTTCATCGCCGCCGCCAAATGGCTCTCCAAACACGAGGCCTGCAATGGCAAAATGGGCGTGGTCGGCTTTTGTTACGGTGGTGGCATGTCAAACACGCTCGCCGTGCGTCTGCCTGAGCTGATCCTCGCCGCCGTCCCGTTTTATGGCCGTCAACCCGCCGTTGCCGATGTGCCGAAGATCAAAGGCGCTCTTCTGATTCACTACGCCGAAAACGATCCAAAGGTCAACGAAGGCTGGCCCGCTTATGAAGCCGCGCTTAAAGAAGCCAATACTCGTTACACCGCCCACACCTATCCCGGCACCAACCACGGTTTCCACAACGACACCACACCGCGATATGACGAAGCCGCTGCCAAACTCGCCTGGGAGCGGACCATCACGTTCTTTGATGAGATGCTGAAAGGCGCTTGA
- a CDS encoding methyltransferase: MSITPDHILQTGLAFWASKTLLSAVEMGVFTELAKQPGDVASLQGRLGLHPRGARDFLDVLVSIGMLQRDEEGTYRNSDETDAFLDQNKPSYIGGILEMANHRLYPFWGDLSTALRTGEPQNESKGGGPDPFAALYADPARLREFLRAMSGVSRGGNLAIARQFPWSDYQTFADIGTAQGDLPVQIALANPHLRGIGYDLPEVGPIFEEYLDECGVADRVSFQGGSFFTDELPKADVLLFAHILHDWDLEVKQILLKKAYDALPSGGAVIVFDAIIDNERRSNTFGLLMSLNMLIETPGGFDYTGADCVGWMQQAGFRLCRVEHLVGPDSMVVGFKP; this comes from the coding sequence ATGAGCATTACACCTGACCACATCCTTCAAACCGGCCTGGCCTTCTGGGCTTCCAAAACTCTTCTCAGCGCGGTCGAAATGGGCGTGTTCACGGAGCTCGCCAAACAACCCGGTGACGTGGCCTCCCTTCAAGGTAGACTCGGACTTCATCCGCGTGGTGCGCGCGATTTTCTGGATGTTTTGGTATCTATCGGAATGCTTCAGCGCGACGAGGAGGGCACTTATCGTAACTCCGACGAGACGGATGCGTTTCTGGACCAGAACAAGCCGTCCTATATTGGGGGAATTCTCGAAATGGCCAATCATCGGCTTTATCCATTTTGGGGAGACCTTTCCACCGCGTTGCGCACTGGTGAACCGCAAAACGAGTCCAAAGGTGGCGGTCCTGATCCCTTTGCGGCACTGTATGCCGATCCCGCCCGCTTACGCGAATTTCTGAGAGCCATGTCCGGCGTCAGTCGCGGTGGCAACCTTGCCATCGCACGTCAATTTCCCTGGTCCGATTACCAAACCTTCGCCGATATCGGCACCGCGCAGGGCGATCTTCCGGTGCAGATTGCGCTCGCCAATCCGCACCTTCGTGGCATCGGCTACGATCTGCCCGAAGTCGGACCCATCTTTGAAGAATACCTGGATGAGTGCGGGGTGGCAGATCGCGTCAGTTTCCAAGGTGGCAGCTTCTTTACTGATGAATTGCCGAAAGCCGATGTGCTGCTGTTTGCCCATATCCTGCATGACTGGGATCTGGAAGTTAAACAGATACTGCTGAAGAAAGCTTATGACGCGCTCCCGTCGGGTGGCGCAGTGATTGTCTTCGACGCGATCATCGATAATGAACGTCGTTCAAACACCTTTGGTTTGTTGATGAGCTTAAACATGCTCATCGAAACTCCTGGTGGTTTCGACTACACCGGGGCCGATTGTGTGGGCTGGATGCAGCAGGCAGGATTTCGCCTGTGCCGCGTTGAGCACCTAGTCGGACCGGATTCCATGGTCGTCGGATTTAAGCCTTGA